In a single window of the Lujinxingia litoralis genome:
- a CDS encoding surface carbohydrate biosynthesis protein — MSAPIPILFPVETINRELDFRLVMAALSARAHNRIYIGLHETLMRLCRHLDHGVYLGKNAIRPHFPDRLDDYHLLKSRQFCFVHLDTEGAVYPGTEERWRQVLHSRLHPDHLAGDDYVLTWGDFQRDTYRMRAPNLADHILTTGHPGFDLYRPDWRPYFEADARKQRQRYGDFILVNTNLARTNNRMGRDFVFSSYNGFDPDSPASRRHTIESWARQTEQLSRFVRLVHELSQRFGHQSIVLRPHPSEDPALYERIFAGLPHLHVLHQGPVAPWLLACRCLIHDGCTTGLEAHLAGRPVINFHPDDSRGPDALFLPNLFGQHCTSIEEVLDAVASLTRRPRRELPPRPATPPSDPRALALLHNFRGEALPLILEVLQQAQRSLSPQGAPSDALLYAEELAGQVVERTKALARPLSHRHRVANAYARGKFPGFDPRDIARRLARVQALIGRSVRHRVFSPGLLVVEAP; from the coding sequence ATGAGCGCCCCGATCCCCATCCTCTTCCCCGTCGAGACGATCAACCGCGAGCTCGACTTTCGCCTGGTCATGGCCGCCCTGAGCGCCCGGGCCCACAACCGCATCTACATCGGCCTGCACGAAACGCTGATGCGCCTGTGCCGCCACCTCGACCACGGGGTCTACCTGGGTAAAAACGCCATCCGGCCCCACTTCCCCGACCGCCTCGACGACTATCACCTCCTAAAGTCCCGCCAGTTCTGCTTCGTGCACCTGGACACCGAGGGGGCCGTCTACCCGGGCACCGAAGAGCGCTGGCGCCAGGTGCTCCACAGCCGCCTCCACCCCGACCACCTGGCCGGCGATGACTACGTGCTCACCTGGGGCGACTTTCAGCGCGACACCTACCGGATGCGCGCGCCAAACCTGGCCGACCACATCCTGACCACCGGCCACCCCGGCTTTGACCTCTACCGTCCCGACTGGCGCCCCTACTTCGAGGCCGACGCCCGAAAACAGCGCCAGCGCTACGGCGACTTCATCCTGGTCAACACCAACCTGGCCCGCACCAACAACCGCATGGGTCGCGACTTCGTCTTCAGCTCCTACAACGGCTTTGACCCCGACTCCCCGGCCAGCCGCCGCCACACCATCGAGAGCTGGGCCCGCCAGACCGAGCAGCTCAGCCGCTTTGTGCGCCTGGTCCACGAACTCAGCCAGCGCTTTGGCCACCAGTCCATCGTGCTCCGCCCCCACCCCTCCGAAGATCCGGCCCTCTATGAGCGCATCTTCGCCGGCCTGCCCCACCTGCATGTGCTCCACCAGGGGCCGGTGGCGCCCTGGCTGCTGGCCTGCCGCTGCCTGATCCACGATGGCTGCACCACCGGGCTGGAGGCCCACCTGGCCGGACGCCCGGTGATCAACTTCCACCCCGACGACTCCCGCGGCCCCGACGCCCTCTTTTTACCCAACCTCTTCGGCCAGCACTGCACCTCGATCGAGGAGGTGCTCGACGCGGTGGCCTCCCTCACGCGGCGCCCCCGCCGGGAGCTGCCTCCGCGGCCGGCCACTCCTCCCTCCGATCCCCGCGCGCTGGCGCTGCTGCACAACTTCCGCGGCGAAGCCCTGCCCCTGATCCTGGAGGTGCTCCAGCAGGCCCAGCGCTCGCTCTCCCCTCAAGGGGCTCCCTCCGACGCGCTCCTCTATGCCGAGGAGCTCGCCGGCCAGGTGGTCGAGCGCACCAAAGCCCTGGCGCGCCCCCTCTCCCACCGCCACCGGGTGGCCAACGCCTACGCCCGGGGCAAGTTCCCCGGCTTCGATCCCCGCGACATCGCTCGCCGACTGGCCCGGGTCCAGGCGCTGATCGGGCGCTCGGTACGCCACCGGGTGTTCAGCCCGGGCCTGCTTGTGGTGGAGGCCCCTTAA
- a CDS encoding response regulator, translated as MMDADSVGWLERAVRRFMPAEALEDSTKLFRARVVVALSFALAVFGPVYASILYLVTGSTAESIATIFATLGVVAGPFLMKARVPLVVVGNWLTFCGFALFAFVASRELGLAVLIWQVVFAMFAALIAGKRSALAWLVIMSATTAYFYVDLIRGAPAQGIWLNTTQLIWEMSLVIGMFAAVMVLTLTYETIKEWAVAEVRRSEAQTRAIFDAAPDGILTLSEEGRVGRVNAAALQLLGYDSTELRRVNFWSLLPRVKTSLPACGFEEAAQEETPEQGLFQEAREHGEGLSAWLGRGHETVARRREGASFPAELSLTRIGEEERFVAILRDITERREFQESLKIARDQAVEANHAKSRFLANISHELRTPLNAIIGYSELILDDLEEFERVDAEGLRPDITKIGKAGRHLLGLINQVLDLAKVEAGKMDVYVETIDVRELLEEVTDTIMPVVTKNKNTLQVSLNQAPDVVRADRMKLRQVLINLLSNASKFTEEGTIEVRVVEHPEQRCVFEVIDSGIGIPPEKLQALFEAFRQADDSTTREYGGTGLGLTISQHFAQLMRGDIEVESQVGEGSTFRVILPLDFDDEEQVVVSAEAPHEERATEEAREEGPELDEELVEESPAAEGGPRVLVIDDDPTVHQLMKRYLPRQGFCVHTCLGGEDTLEVVRSVRPDVITLDVLMPEVDGWDVLRRLKEDRELSAIPVVMVTIVSEKNVGLSLGAADYLTKPVDRHELSRVLHAHVASPGVGPVLVVEDDDATRELLIRTIRGGGWKTLGACDGLEALDFIDGGAAPSAILLDLMMPRLDGFGLLERLRRRPEAADIPVIVFSAADLDARDRERLSRDVTRILKKGGFVKKQLLHDLRQAIESGRRASEDRV; from the coding sequence ATGATGGACGCGGACTCGGTAGGATGGCTGGAGCGCGCGGTGCGGCGCTTTATGCCGGCAGAGGCGCTGGAAGACTCGACCAAGCTCTTTCGGGCGCGGGTGGTCGTGGCGCTCTCCTTTGCGCTGGCGGTCTTTGGCCCGGTGTACGCGAGTATCCTCTACCTGGTGACGGGCTCCACGGCGGAGTCGATCGCCACGATCTTTGCCACGCTGGGGGTGGTGGCCGGGCCCTTCCTGATGAAGGCGCGGGTGCCCCTGGTGGTGGTGGGCAACTGGCTGACCTTTTGCGGGTTTGCGCTCTTTGCCTTTGTGGCCTCGCGGGAGCTGGGGCTGGCGGTGCTGATCTGGCAGGTGGTCTTTGCGATGTTTGCCGCGCTGATCGCCGGTAAGCGCTCGGCGCTGGCCTGGCTGGTGATCATGTCGGCGACGACGGCGTATTTTTATGTGGATCTGATCCGCGGGGCGCCGGCTCAGGGGATCTGGCTTAACACCACGCAGCTGATCTGGGAGATGAGCCTGGTCATCGGGATGTTTGCCGCCGTGATGGTGCTCACCCTGACCTACGAGACGATCAAGGAGTGGGCGGTGGCCGAGGTGCGTCGCAGCGAGGCGCAGACCCGGGCGATCTTTGATGCGGCGCCTGACGGCATCCTCACGCTGAGCGAAGAGGGCCGGGTGGGGCGGGTGAACGCCGCGGCGCTCCAGCTGCTGGGCTACGATTCGACGGAGCTGCGGCGGGTGAATTTCTGGTCGTTGCTGCCCCGGGTGAAGACCTCGTTGCCGGCCTGTGGCTTTGAGGAGGCCGCGCAGGAGGAGACGCCGGAGCAGGGGCTCTTTCAGGAGGCGCGGGAGCATGGCGAGGGGCTCAGCGCCTGGCTGGGGCGCGGTCACGAGACGGTGGCCCGGCGGCGCGAGGGCGCGTCTTTTCCGGCCGAGCTCTCGTTGACGCGGATCGGTGAGGAGGAGCGCTTTGTGGCGATTCTGCGCGACATCACCGAGCGTCGGGAGTTTCAGGAGAGCCTTAAGATCGCCCGGGATCAGGCCGTGGAGGCCAATCACGCCAAGAGTCGCTTTCTGGCCAACATCAGCCACGAGCTGCGCACGCCGCTCAACGCGATCATCGGCTACAGCGAGCTGATCCTGGATGACCTCGAGGAGTTTGAGCGCGTCGACGCCGAGGGGTTGCGCCCCGACATCACCAAGATCGGCAAGGCCGGGCGCCACCTGCTCGGGTTGATCAACCAGGTGCTGGACCTGGCCAAGGTCGAAGCCGGCAAGATGGACGTGTACGTGGAAACCATCGATGTGCGGGAGCTTCTGGAGGAGGTCACCGACACGATCATGCCGGTGGTCACCAAAAATAAGAACACGCTTCAGGTGAGCCTGAACCAGGCTCCAGACGTCGTGCGTGCCGATCGCATGAAGTTGCGCCAGGTGCTGATCAATCTCTTGTCGAACGCCTCCAAGTTCACCGAAGAGGGCACCATCGAGGTGCGGGTGGTCGAGCATCCGGAGCAGCGCTGCGTGTTTGAGGTGATCGACAGCGGCATCGGCATCCCGCCGGAGAAGCTCCAGGCGCTCTTTGAGGCGTTTCGCCAGGCCGACGACTCCACCACCCGGGAGTACGGGGGCACCGGGCTGGGGCTGACGATCAGCCAGCATTTTGCGCAGCTGATGCGGGGCGACATCGAGGTGGAGAGCCAGGTTGGGGAGGGCTCGACCTTTCGCGTGATCCTGCCGCTGGACTTCGACGACGAGGAGCAGGTGGTGGTTTCCGCGGAGGCCCCGCACGAGGAGCGTGCCACCGAAGAGGCCCGGGAGGAGGGCCCGGAGCTGGACGAGGAGCTGGTCGAGGAGAGCCCGGCGGCGGAGGGGGGACCGCGGGTGCTGGTGATCGACGACGATCCCACGGTGCATCAGCTGATGAAGCGCTACCTGCCCCGCCAGGGCTTCTGCGTGCACACCTGCCTGGGGGGAGAAGACACCCTGGAGGTGGTGCGGTCGGTGCGCCCCGATGTGATCACCCTGGATGTGCTCATGCCCGAGGTCGACGGCTGGGATGTGCTCCGCCGGCTCAAAGAAGATCGGGAGCTGAGCGCGATCCCGGTGGTGATGGTCACGATTGTCAGCGAGAAGAACGTGGGCCTCTCCCTGGGGGCGGCCGATTACCTGACCAAGCCCGTCGATCGCCACGAACTCTCCCGGGTGCTGCACGCTCATGTGGCCTCACCGGGGGTGGGGCCGGTGCTGGTGGTGGAAGATGACGATGCCACCCGCGAGCTTCTGATACGCACGATCCGCGGCGGGGGCTGGAAGACGCTGGGGGCCTGCGACGGGCTGGAGGCGCTGGACTTCATCGACGGGGGCGCCGCGCCCAGCGCGATCCTGCTCGATCTGATGATGCCGCGTCTCGACGGGTTCGGGCTTTTGGAGCGTTTGCGTCGTCGCCCGGAGGCCGCCGACATCCCGGTGATCGTGTTTTCGGCCGCCGATCTCGACGCCCGCGATCGGGAGCGTTTAAGCCGGGATGTGACGCGGATCCTCAAGAAGGGCGGCTTTGTGAAGAAGCAGCTGCTCCACGATCTGCGCCAGGCCATTGAGTCGGGGCGGCGCGCCTCCGAGGATCGCGTTTAA